One genomic region from Limnochordia bacterium encodes:
- the rsmG gene encoding 16S rRNA (guanine(527)-N(7))-methyltransferase RsmG: MSFDKQEFRSALLLGAEAMGLILEEQVVEGFLSFAVYVVKGNTRLNLTRITDEREMAVKHFLDSLAVTLVPRFCEGIRFVDIGTGAGFPGIPLKMYDPEKECTLLDSVGKKVAFLQEAIEYLGLSGIEGVNMRAEELAITKREYFDGVVCRGVGSVGEVAELSMPLLRVGGIMVIMKGPEKEQVDRALLLEELGGACSPKDQVEYELPFGLGKRRLIVIEKVKQTKQKYPRRAGMARKRPLF; encoded by the coding sequence GTGAGTTTCGATAAACAAGAATTCCGTAGTGCCCTATTGCTTGGAGCGGAAGCAATGGGGTTAATCCTGGAGGAACAGGTTGTTGAAGGGTTTCTTTCCTTTGCTGTGTATGTGGTGAAGGGCAATACAAGACTTAATCTGACCAGGATTACCGACGAAAGGGAGATGGCAGTCAAGCATTTCCTTGATTCCTTGGCCGTAACGTTAGTGCCCCGGTTCTGCGAAGGTATTCGTTTCGTGGACATAGGTACAGGGGCAGGTTTTCCGGGGATTCCCCTGAAGATGTACGATCCTGAAAAGGAATGTACCCTTCTTGATAGCGTAGGTAAGAAAGTGGCCTTCTTGCAGGAAGCAATAGAATACCTAGGACTCAGTGGGATTGAAGGCGTGAACATGCGGGCTGAGGAGTTGGCGATTACCAAAAGAGAGTACTTCGATGGAGTTGTCTGTCGGGGTGTGGGAAGTGTCGGTGAGGTCGCCGAGTTGAGTATGCCCTTACTTCGGGTGGGTGGTATTATGGTGATCATGAAGGGACCGGAGAAAGAGCAAGTCGACAGAGCCCTATTACTAGAGGAATTAGGTGGGGCATGTAGTCCCAAGGACCAGGTAGAATATGAGCTGCCCTTTGGATTGGGGAAAAGACGACTCATTGTGATCGAAAAAGTGAAACAGACGAAGCAAAAGTACCCAAGACGGGCGGGCATGGCACGGAAACGGCCATTGTTTTGA
- a CDS encoding DUF951 domain-containing protein, which produces MQFSVGDVIQARKMHPCGSFHWEIMRTGIDFRIRCLGCNRVIMLPRRKFEGMVKKVISSSYDEEA; this is translated from the coding sequence ATGCAGTTTTCTGTGGGTGATGTGATTCAAGCACGTAAGATGCATCCCTGTGGAAGTTTCCATTGGGAGATTATGCGCACGGGTATTGATTTTCGCATTAGGTGTTTAGGCTGTAATCGAGTTATTATGTTACCCCGGCGCAAGTTCGAAGGCATGGTCAAAAAAGTAATCAGTAGCAGCTATGACGAAGAAGCATAG
- the aroF gene encoding 3-deoxy-7-phosphoheptulonate synthase → MNPDIQSQTSPMKQNRTIPVYVGHTIIGGGRPVIMAGPCAVESKEQMLRIGRAVADAGADVLRGGAYKPRTSISSFQGLGLEGLEYLRDTGGILGLPVITEVISPVDVELVGRFTDILQIGSRNMHNYPLLLEVGRTTKPVLLKRGYAATVEEWLAAADYIAAGGNNQIILCERGIRTFTSQTRNTFDISAICLAKMQSTFPVIADPSHAAGIPELVPHLARAAIAAGADGLLIEVHDRPEEALCDGQQALSPQVFRELVRTVRKMTEV, encoded by the coding sequence ATGAACCCAGATATCCAGTCGCAAACCAGCCCGATGAAGCAGAACAGAACTATACCTGTTTACGTGGGACATACGATTATTGGTGGAGGACGTCCGGTTATTATGGCAGGACCCTGTGCCGTGGAGAGCAAGGAGCAGATGCTTCGTATTGGGAGGGCGGTCGCCGATGCCGGGGCCGATGTGTTGCGTGGTGGTGCATACAAGCCCCGTACGAGCATCTCCAGCTTCCAGGGATTAGGCTTGGAAGGACTTGAGTATTTACGGGACACGGGTGGAATCCTAGGGCTTCCAGTGATTACGGAAGTTATCTCTCCGGTGGATGTTGAACTTGTTGGACGATTTACGGATATTCTACAGATTGGCTCCCGCAATATGCACAACTACCCATTGCTTCTGGAGGTCGGACGTACAACAAAACCAGTACTACTAAAAAGGGGCTATGCAGCTACGGTTGAGGAGTGGCTAGCCGCCGCTGATTACATCGCAGCGGGAGGTAATAATCAAATTATCCTATGTGAGCGGGGGATCCGCACCTTCACCTCTCAGACCCGTAACACCTTTGATATCAGTGCTATCTGCCTGGCCAAAATGCAGAGCACCTTTCCTGTGATCGCGGATCCGAGTCATGCCGCCGGTATTCCTGAACTGGTACCCCATTTGGCTCGAGCGGCGATAGCTGCCGGTGCCGATGGTTTGCTGATCGAAGTTCACGATCGACCCGAGGAAGCATTATGTGATGGACAACAAGCTTTATCACCCCAGGTTTTCCGGGAGCTTGTTAGGACTGTTCGGAAGATGACAGAAGTTTAG
- a CDS encoding P-loop NTPase: protein MQLSNPRDGGRSALVTSGATVVIQEPGTDLPPFYGRIVQRTRWGLVVQIEYDSSLDTVIALAGGKGSVGRSFLALNIAYELANLDKKVTLVDGDLTGGHLHRLLGIDAIAHLGDLSCGELKVEEVLTSAAGGLFLIPGLPVPTEPTGLGLSRLRTELGRLENSMDYLIVDTSPTSYHGTFELMKLAGVVVLVSTLEPHAIVDIYAAAKTLKENNRKTGLHLLLNQVDSHGEASKAAEKICFVIQDVIDYPIDYLGAVRFDKRVRKAAYQQVPLGMVAPGSPARRDILNLVRKWLRKE from the coding sequence GTGCAGCTCTCTAATCCTAGAGACGGGGGCCGATCAGCGCTTGTCACCTCGGGGGCGACTGTGGTCATTCAGGAACCGGGCACTGACTTGCCCCCTTTCTATGGACGGATTGTGCAAAGAACTCGCTGGGGATTAGTGGTACAGATTGAGTACGACTCTAGTTTGGACACAGTTATCGCCTTAGCCGGTGGGAAGGGATCTGTAGGTAGATCCTTTCTTGCACTTAACATAGCATATGAGTTGGCCAATCTAGACAAGAAGGTAACCTTAGTGGACGGAGACCTGACAGGGGGACACTTGCACCGGTTATTGGGGATTGATGCCATCGCCCACCTTGGCGATCTGAGCTGCGGAGAACTAAAGGTAGAGGAGGTACTCACCTCAGCCGCAGGCGGTCTCTTTCTAATTCCAGGGTTGCCCGTACCTACGGAACCTACGGGTCTTGGTCTAAGTAGGCTTCGGACAGAGCTTGGGCGGTTAGAGAACTCGATGGATTACCTAATCGTAGACACCTCTCCCACCTCCTATCATGGAACCTTTGAGCTTATGAAACTCGCAGGGGTAGTCGTGCTGGTATCAACTCTAGAACCCCATGCTATCGTGGATATCTACGCCGCGGCCAAAACACTAAAAGAGAACAATAGGAAGACTGGGTTGCATTTACTTCTAAACCAAGTGGACTCCCATGGGGAAGCGAGCAAGGCGGCGGAAAAGATCTGTTTTGTAATCCAGGATGTGATTGACTATCCAATTGACTATCTCGGCGCAGTGCGCTTCGATAAACGGGTTCGGAAAGCAGCCTATCAACAGGTACCCTTAGGGATGGTGGCACCGGGCAGCCCAGCTCGTAGGGACATCCTAAACCTAGTTCGAAAATGGCTAAGAAAAGAATAA
- a CDS encoding polymer-forming cytoskeletal protein, giving the protein MFRKSSDAGKAIETVIGKNTRLEGKLEVGGLRVEGSIQGDIESTGDVSIGPTGVVLGGIKAKNAIIAGKVQGEVELEQRLEILSGGYLEGTAAMRTLVIDEGAVFKGQCDMLTEDNGQVRSGKHPSKHPKGEGVASSSTA; this is encoded by the coding sequence ATGTTTCGAAAAAGTTCAGATGCAGGAAAAGCAATAGAGACGGTAATCGGAAAGAATACCCGTCTGGAAGGCAAGTTGGAAGTTGGGGGACTGCGGGTTGAAGGTAGTATCCAAGGTGACATTGAAAGCACCGGGGATGTAAGTATTGGCCCAACAGGTGTTGTCCTTGGTGGTATCAAGGCGAAAAACGCCATTATTGCAGGGAAGGTCCAAGGCGAAGTAGAACTTGAACAGAGGTTGGAGATTCTATCAGGTGGATACCTCGAGGGCACGGCTGCCATGCGCACCCTTGTTATTGATGAGGGTGCGGTGTTTAAAGGACAGTGCGATATGCTAACCGAGGACAATGGGCAAGTTCGTTCTGGTAAGCATCCGAGCAAACATCCAAAGGGCGAAGGTGTGGCATCCAGTTCCACTGCATAA
- a CDS encoding AAA family ATPase has product MARVVAVVNQKGGVGKSTTAVNLGAYLAVLGNRVLLIDCDPQGNATSGVGVEKRKIKLCMYNVLIGGRSLDEVILHTAIENFHVAPARIDLAGAEVELVSTISREYRLKRALEGIKGKYEYILIDAPPSLGLLTINGLSCADGVVVPIQCEYYALEGLSQLVSTIDLVRKHLNEHLVIDGVLMTMYDVRTNLSQQVVEEVQGVFGEKVFKTIVPRNVKLSEAPSFGQPIVLYDDRSKGALAYRELAEEFIGRLGAKAS; this is encoded by the coding sequence TTGGCAAGGGTAGTAGCGGTTGTAAACCAAAAAGGAGGAGTGGGCAAGAGCACCACAGCGGTGAACTTAGGTGCCTACCTTGCAGTTTTGGGTAATCGAGTTTTACTTATTGACTGCGATCCCCAGGGAAATGCCACAAGCGGAGTGGGTGTTGAGAAAAGGAAGATCAAATTATGTATGTATAATGTGCTCATTGGGGGCAGATCTTTGGATGAGGTGATTTTACATACCGCGATCGAAAACTTTCATGTGGCACCGGCCCGGATTGATTTGGCAGGTGCGGAAGTGGAACTGGTGTCGACCATATCCCGGGAGTATAGGTTGAAGCGGGCCCTAGAGGGCATTAAGGGGAAGTACGAGTATATACTGATTGATGCACCACCATCCTTGGGATTGCTTACGATAAACGGTCTTAGTTGCGCGGATGGCGTGGTGGTCCCAATTCAATGTGAGTACTATGCACTAGAAGGCCTCAGCCAGTTAGTTAGTACAATAGATCTAGTGCGGAAACACTTAAATGAGCACCTGGTGATTGACGGGGTACTAATGACCATGTATGATGTCCGAACGAATTTGAGCCAACAAGTTGTGGAAGAAGTACAGGGGGTCTTTGGGGAGAAGGTCTTTAAGACTATTGTGCCGCGTAATGTCAAACTGAGCGAAGCTCCTAGCTTTGGACAACCGATTGTCCTGTATGATGATCGTTCGAAGGGTGCCTTGGCCTATCGAGAACTTGCGGAGGAATTCATAGGAAGACTAGGTGCAAAGGCGAGCTAA
- the larB gene encoding nickel pincer cofactor biosynthesis protein LarB, with amino-acid sequence MDRTQILRLLEKVQTNQMSVEEAARRLEDLPYADLGFAKIDFHRSLRQGFPEVVYCAGKTPKQVAEIVKVLRQKSDRILCTRATEEMFQETKKLVPQIEYNPIARTLTVKPTEDFTYPGTIAVLSAGTSDLPVAEEAAITAEMANNKIVRVYDVGVAGLHRLLDQRDKFKHANVIIVVAGMEGALASVVGGLVDRPVIAVPTSVGYGASFGGLAALLSMLNSCAAGVSVVNIDNGFGAGFTAARINRLIGEARQHD; translated from the coding sequence ATGGATCGAACTCAAATCTTAAGGCTCCTGGAAAAGGTTCAGACAAACCAGATGTCCGTGGAGGAGGCAGCCAGAAGGCTAGAGGACTTACCCTACGCGGACTTAGGGTTTGCCAAGATAGACTTTCATCGTTCATTGCGGCAAGGTTTTCCTGAAGTTGTCTATTGCGCGGGCAAGACGCCCAAACAAGTAGCGGAAATTGTGAAGGTGTTAAGACAGAAAAGTGATCGCATTCTGTGTACCCGGGCCACAGAGGAAATGTTTCAAGAGACAAAGAAACTGGTGCCACAAATAGAGTATAATCCAATAGCTAGAACTCTAACAGTAAAACCCACAGAAGATTTCACTTATCCCGGTACCATTGCTGTTTTAAGTGCGGGTACGTCGGATCTGCCCGTGGCTGAGGAAGCGGCCATTACTGCGGAGATGGCCAACAACAAGATAGTCCGGGTGTATGACGTTGGTGTTGCGGGCCTACACCGCTTGCTAGACCAAAGGGACAAATTCAAACACGCCAATGTGATTATTGTGGTTGCCGGGATGGAAGGGGCACTGGCCAGTGTTGTGGGAGGATTAGTGGACCGGCCGGTGATCGCCGTCCCCACCAGTGTTGGCTACGGAGCCAGTTTTGGCGGGCTTGCTGCGTTGCTTTCAATGCTAAACTCTTGTGCGGCCGGAGTCAGTGTGGTAAATATTGACAACGGATTTGGTGCTGGTTTTACAGCCGCTCGGATTAATCGCTTGATCGGTGAGGCAAGGCAACATGACTAG
- the yyaC gene encoding spore protease YyaC — MKKVLGLSAPNRVAVDDPNATIKLASTLIDHLQEVFVPKRPITLFCIGTDRSTGDCLGPLVGTGFERLNLPGVTVYGTLDAPVHAGNLDEILQELPADEQEAIIAVDACLGKADNVGTISVRPGPLSPGTGVNKRLPQVGHLHIVGVVNVGGFMEYFVLQNTRLNLVVRLSELVIAGLRLALLQHFHLYSPAINEQDFGLLPFQDPRDKAIY; from the coding sequence TTGAAGAAGGTATTGGGTCTCTCTGCTCCTAACCGGGTCGCAGTAGATGATCCCAACGCCACCATTAAGCTAGCCTCTACACTCATAGACCATCTCCAAGAGGTGTTTGTCCCCAAGCGACCAATCACCCTGTTTTGTATAGGGACCGATCGTTCAACTGGAGATTGCTTAGGCCCTTTGGTGGGAACGGGGTTTGAAAGACTCAACCTGCCAGGAGTCACAGTCTATGGAACTTTAGACGCCCCGGTGCATGCTGGTAATCTAGATGAGATATTGCAGGAGCTTCCTGCGGATGAGCAAGAAGCAATTATTGCAGTTGATGCCTGCCTAGGTAAAGCCGACAACGTGGGTACTATCAGTGTCCGTCCCGGTCCCCTATCCCCCGGAACCGGAGTAAATAAGAGACTACCACAGGTAGGTCATCTTCATATAGTCGGTGTGGTTAATGTCGGAGGTTTCATGGAGTACTTCGTTTTACAGAATACTCGCCTAAACCTAGTGGTAAGGCTTTCAGAGCTAGTGATTGCAGGGCTTCGGCTGGCCTTATTGCAGCATTTTCACCTTTACTCACCGGCAATCAATGAACAGGACTTTGGGCTGTTACCATTTCAAGACCCGCGGGATAAAGCAATCTACTGA
- a CDS encoding M23 family metallopeptidase, with protein MTIMFLPSDQGTIKKIRVSPWVVSSVIVGIVLFMIAFGCLFYSHITSRSYIDCLLASLNDKEKQYQQALYQIDEQRIRLELYASKTDSFRAQLALLEGLSEEVIGILEETGTISPEAILTKGYTFPDWDNTANIGGGIGYRVDLNDWISDNIDWIQEQLSFREASLVGLVEEAKSYRELLERTPSLWPVLGRISSTYGWRPHPISDKQQFHDGIDIAAPAGTKVRATATGTVTLARDHGGYGLTVIIDHGSGVTTLYAHNQQIFVRKGQVVNKGDIIAAVGSTGVSTGPHLHYEVRQYGKPTNPYPYLP; from the coding sequence ATGACGATCATGTTTCTTCCGTCGGACCAGGGGACCATCAAGAAGATACGTGTCAGTCCGTGGGTGGTATCTAGTGTGATCGTGGGCATAGTATTGTTTATGATTGCCTTTGGTTGCCTATTCTACTCCCACATTACGAGTCGGTCCTACATAGATTGTCTTCTTGCTAGTCTTAACGACAAAGAAAAACAATACCAACAGGCTTTGTACCAAATTGATGAGCAGAGGATCCGGTTGGAGCTTTATGCTTCAAAGACCGATTCCTTTAGAGCCCAATTGGCTCTTCTTGAGGGCCTAAGTGAGGAAGTTATCGGTATTCTCGAGGAGACAGGTACAATATCTCCAGAAGCCATCCTGACTAAGGGCTATACTTTTCCGGATTGGGACAATACCGCAAATATCGGTGGCGGTATTGGATACCGCGTGGATCTGAATGACTGGATTTCCGATAATATCGATTGGATTCAAGAGCAATTGTCTTTCCGAGAGGCCAGTCTAGTAGGATTGGTGGAGGAAGCAAAATCGTACCGAGAGCTTTTGGAGCGAACACCTTCCTTATGGCCGGTTCTTGGACGGATTAGTTCTACCTACGGATGGCGTCCTCATCCTATCAGTGACAAGCAGCAGTTCCACGATGGGATTGATATTGCAGCCCCTGCGGGTACCAAAGTTCGTGCAACCGCCACGGGAACAGTTACTCTAGCTAGGGACCATGGGGGATATGGGCTCACGGTAATAATAGATCACGGTTCGGGCGTGACGACCCTGTATGCTCATAACCAACAAATCTTTGTTCGTAAGGGACAAGTAGTAAATAAAGGGGATATTATTGCCGCGGTGGGCAGTACAGGGGTCAGTACTGGTCCCCACTTGCATTACGAAGTGCGACAATATGGAAAGCCAACGAACCCCTATCCTTACTTACCATAA
- the pheA gene encoding prephenate dehydratase: MYTLAYLGPPGTFSQEAAFNFAKAWSIQCRQLACADFDEIFELVSEGAVDFGIVPIENSLEGSISVNLDLLVSADVQIHNELILGIDHCLLGYDHAVTVTEIISHPQALAQCRETVKRLYPGVTLKAASSTSQAAKEVALANTIGCAALGTRAAGQMYGLRVLKDNMSDNAENQTRFLVISRNDHAITGTDKTSIVVSPQANRPGALHSIIEPFARYGINLTKIESRPSKRFLGEYLFFIDFEGHRQNPLTERILNELTVKTSFLKMLGSYPRQPWRSTAKVVL, from the coding sequence GTGTATACACTGGCATACCTAGGGCCTCCAGGCACTTTTTCTCAGGAAGCGGCCTTCAACTTCGCAAAAGCATGGTCGATCCAATGTCGACAACTAGCTTGTGCTGACTTTGATGAGATTTTCGAGCTGGTCAGTGAGGGTGCAGTAGACTTTGGCATCGTTCCAATTGAGAATTCGCTTGAGGGATCCATTAGCGTGAATCTAGATCTGCTTGTTTCTGCGGATGTTCAGATCCACAATGAACTCATTCTTGGTATCGATCACTGTCTGCTCGGATATGATCACGCCGTAACCGTTACCGAGATTATTTCCCATCCCCAGGCCTTGGCCCAGTGTCGAGAGACGGTTAAACGTCTCTATCCTGGGGTTACCCTTAAGGCGGCCTCCTCAACTTCTCAAGCAGCTAAGGAAGTGGCCTTAGCAAACACCATAGGTTGTGCTGCCTTGGGGACAAGGGCTGCAGGGCAAATGTACGGCCTTAGAGTCTTAAAGGATAATATGTCCGATAACGCAGAAAACCAGACAAGGTTCTTGGTAATCTCCCGAAATGACCATGCCATCACAGGAACAGACAAGACATCTATAGTTGTCTCTCCCCAGGCAAATCGGCCCGGGGCACTGCATAGTATCATTGAACCCTTCGCCCGGTATGGTATCAACCTTACCAAAATCGAGAGCCGACCGTCGAAACGGTTTTTGGGGGAGTATCTGTTTTTCATTGATTTTGAGGGACATCGACAGAACCCCTTAACAGAAAGGATTCTAAATGAATTGACGGTAAAAACCAGTTTCTTGAAAATGTTAGGTTCCTACCCCAGACAGCCATGGAGGAGTACGGCAAAGGTCGTGCTTTAG
- a CDS encoding peptidylprolyl isomerase, protein MGKLYVNRKFRFPIVLLGTLLVMFALFLANGNSLHSLAGVEPVVLTVNDEAITQEEFYARLEEEYGTTVLEQLVMERLISQAGATDGFVPSEASITQRLDEIKSQYPSEESFLQTLAHFNISMERLRQDITLTLTLEHLATKGIELAEGAVADFYEAHKYDLGQPEMVEAHHIVVDDKQEAEQILKELKAGADFAEMAKKKSTDYMTVQTGGALGWVTKGQLPEAFEAAAFALKEGELSQVVETYLGYHVIKVTGRKEATPAQLDDALTAMIEQQLKLEQADIGALLAEMEQQANITVNWNRYKYLEKIAVTN, encoded by the coding sequence TTGGGTAAGCTTTATGTGAATAGGAAGTTCCGATTCCCAATTGTGTTGCTAGGAACGTTGCTTGTGATGTTTGCACTGTTTCTGGCAAACGGAAATAGCTTGCACTCACTGGCAGGTGTCGAGCCGGTGGTTCTTACGGTAAACGATGAGGCAATTACCCAAGAGGAGTTTTATGCCCGACTAGAAGAGGAATATGGTACAACGGTACTGGAGCAGCTGGTAATGGAGCGACTGATCAGCCAGGCAGGTGCCACGGACGGCTTTGTACCTAGTGAAGCCTCCATTACACAACGCTTAGATGAAATCAAGTCCCAGTATCCCTCAGAGGAGAGTTTCCTACAGACCCTAGCACACTTTAACATTTCAATGGAGCGTCTCCGTCAAGACATCACGTTGACCTTGACATTAGAACACTTGGCCACCAAAGGCATCGAATTAGCCGAGGGCGCTGTTGCGGACTTCTACGAGGCCCATAAATATGATTTGGGACAACCTGAAATGGTCGAGGCCCATCATATTGTCGTAGACGATAAGCAAGAAGCTGAACAGATTCTAAAAGAGCTCAAAGCCGGTGCGGACTTTGCTGAGATGGCAAAGAAGAAATCCACTGACTATATGACCGTACAAACGGGCGGAGCATTAGGTTGGGTAACCAAAGGACAGCTTCCCGAAGCCTTTGAGGCAGCGGCCTTTGCCCTGAAAGAAGGAGAACTTTCCCAGGTGGTGGAAACCTATCTTGGCTATCATGTGATTAAGGTTACTGGACGAAAAGAGGCAACACCCGCGCAACTGGACGATGCCTTAACCGCGATGATCGAACAACAGCTGAAGCTAGAACAAGCGGATATCGGCGCCCTACTTGCGGAGATGGAGCAGCAAGCAAACATTACTGTAAACTGGAACAGATATAAGTATCTGGAGAAGATAGCAGTCACGAACTGA
- a CDS encoding YkuS family protein, translated as MTKKTIAVEENLGNVKAVLQERGFDIVSVDRMSSDVQAVVISGMDENLMQIQDRVVGAPVISAAGRTAEEVLAEIQRRIP; from the coding sequence TTGACGAAAAAGACTATAGCCGTGGAAGAAAATCTGGGTAATGTCAAAGCCGTGTTGCAGGAACGGGGATTTGACATTGTCAGTGTTGATCGGATGTCCTCAGATGTGCAGGCCGTGGTAATCAGTGGCATGGACGAAAATCTGATGCAGATCCAGGATCGTGTTGTTGGGGCACCGGTTATTTCCGCCGCCGGGAGGACAGCCGAAGAGGTCCTGGCCGAAATACAGCGACGTATTCCTTAA
- a CDS encoding VanW family protein, with the protein MWVMVMNRNRIIFISLLIGFCAIVGMGIGYVTGCWDEGVIFPGVSVDCVQLGGLSITQAALLLEDVQPSLLPIQLIGPGGLSWELTPEQLGFVVDVDAMTAYAYGIGRRGSLKDQVSQRIKAGHEGISIPWILKVQGERFGTLVQELAGRLYIPPQDASFHVNPDGSITIIPSVRGRALDADRATLLIKNAVLGSAQNTVTLPIVSLEPRLTTEEAENCQINALLASYTTHYNTKDVDRSHNVALAACSLDGAILHRKETFSFNSRIGSRVSARGYRNAPVIVDGEMKPDIGGGVCQVSSTLYAAVVLAGLSIVERFPHSIPVTYMPLGQDATVVDNVTDLKFQNDLDHCVLIKAKAEEGTLTIDIYGQRPGFIHELFTQFEHELAPSTVYVSKAELSPGQQVIEKPGARGFVVSVWKIQRDERGLEHTRTFVNRTIYQARPRIIQVPEAE; encoded by the coding sequence ATGTGGGTCATGGTGATGAATCGTAACCGGATCATCTTCATATCTTTGCTGATCGGGTTTTGCGCCATTGTGGGCATGGGTATTGGGTATGTCACAGGATGTTGGGACGAGGGAGTCATTTTCCCCGGTGTAAGCGTCGACTGTGTGCAATTGGGCGGGTTGTCTATCACCCAGGCGGCATTACTCCTCGAAGATGTCCAACCATCGTTACTCCCCATCCAATTGATTGGACCTGGGGGTTTGTCGTGGGAGCTAACACCGGAACAGCTTGGCTTTGTGGTGGATGTGGATGCCATGACAGCCTACGCCTACGGTATTGGGCGGCGGGGCTCCTTAAAGGATCAAGTCAGTCAAAGGATTAAGGCGGGCCATGAAGGAATAAGCATTCCTTGGATCCTCAAAGTCCAAGGAGAACGCTTTGGGACACTTGTTCAGGAGCTTGCCGGACGACTATACATTCCTCCTCAAGATGCCAGCTTCCATGTGAATCCCGATGGTTCAATTACCATTATTCCTTCGGTTCGGGGGCGCGCTCTGGACGCGGATCGAGCTACGCTCTTGATCAAGAATGCGGTTTTGGGTTCGGCTCAAAACACCGTTACTTTACCAATCGTCTCACTTGAACCGAGGCTTACGACTGAAGAAGCAGAGAACTGCCAGATCAACGCCCTACTAGCCTCTTATACCACACATTACAATACCAAAGACGTTGACCGCTCCCATAATGTAGCTTTAGCGGCCTGTTCCCTTGATGGTGCCATTTTGCACCGGAAAGAGACCTTTTCGTTCAATAGCCGTATTGGGTCCAGGGTTTCAGCCCGGGGATATCGGAATGCGCCGGTGATTGTTGATGGTGAGATGAAACCAGATATTGGTGGTGGCGTCTGTCAAGTTTCGAGCACCCTCTATGCTGCTGTTGTCTTGGCGGGTCTTTCCATTGTGGAGCGTTTTCCCCATTCCATTCCTGTGACTTACATGCCCCTTGGCCAAGACGCAACTGTGGTTGATAATGTAACTGACCTTAAATTTCAAAATGATCTCGACCACTGTGTTCTCATAAAGGCCAAGGCAGAGGAAGGGACCCTCACCATTGATATTTATGGACAAAGGCCTGGATTTATCCATGAACTTTTCACCCAATTTGAACACGAACTGGCCCCGTCTACGGTATATGTATCCAAAGCAGAGTTATCTCCTGGTCAGCAGGTGATCGAAAAACCAGGTGCCCGGGGATTTGTTGTATCTGTTTGGAAGATCCAGAGAGATGAGAGGGGACTAGAGCACACCCGGACCTTTGTTAATCGAACGATTTACCAAGCCCGTCCCCGCATCATCCAAGTTCCCGAGGCTGAGTAG
- a CDS encoding ParB/RepB/Spo0J family partition protein: protein MAEEQTAKGRKALGRGLWALMPQEAEKEGRSIREISIGEITPNPYQPREEFDEEKLRVLAESIRQHGVMQPIVVVGGDEGYVLVVGERRWRAAKMAGLEKIPAVVQKMDERKMMEWALIENVQREDLNPLEEARAYERLINEFGLTQQEVADAVGKARTTVTNLLRVLQATPFVQELVAKEVISTGHAKTLAGVKDAQLQEALARYVVKRGLSVRQTEALVEQGNVPRGTSRARANPELALVQNELGDALGTKVLIKQQKGKGRIEIEYYSEDELQRIIDYILKSE from the coding sequence ATGGCGGAGGAACAGACGGCAAAAGGGAGAAAGGCCTTGGGAAGAGGGCTTTGGGCGTTAATGCCTCAGGAAGCCGAAAAGGAAGGGCGCTCCATCCGGGAGATTAGCATCGGGGAGATTACCCCTAATCCCTATCAGCCTCGGGAAGAATTTGACGAAGAAAAACTGAGGGTTTTGGCAGAATCCATTCGGCAGCACGGTGTGATGCAACCGATTGTTGTTGTCGGTGGCGACGAAGGATACGTTCTTGTGGTAGGGGAACGACGGTGGCGGGCCGCTAAGATGGCCGGCTTAGAGAAAATCCCGGCAGTGGTTCAGAAGATGGATGAGCGTAAGATGATGGAATGGGCGCTCATTGAGAATGTGCAACGGGAAGACCTAAATCCGCTAGAAGAGGCCAGGGCTTACGAACGACTGATCAATGAGTTTGGTCTTACTCAGCAGGAAGTAGCCGATGCTGTGGGAAAGGCCCGGACGACAGTCACAAATCTACTACGGGTACTCCAGGCAACCCCCTTTGTCCAGGAGTTGGTGGCGAAGGAAGTGATCTCAACGGGTCACGCGAAGACGTTAGCCGGGGTAAAGGATGCCCAGCTGCAGGAGGCCTTAGCGCGGTACGTGGTGAAGCGGGGGCTTTCGGTTCGCCAAACCGAAGCCTTAGTTGAGCAGGGGAATGTTCCACGTGGAACATCCAGGGCGAGGGCTAATCCGGAGCTTGCTCTGGTGCAGAACGAACTGGGGGATGCACTGGGCACTAAAGTGTTGATCAAACAGCAAAAGGGTAAGGGCAGGATCGAGATTGAATATTACTCGGAGGATGAACTACAGCGAATCATCGACTATATCCTGAAGAGTGAGTAA